In the genome of Triticum urartu cultivar G1812 chromosome 5, Tu2.1, whole genome shotgun sequence, one region contains:
- the LOC125508824 gene encoding autophagy-related protein 8D-like produces the protein MYRVIFFFLFPRGREGITSPASPLTTIYPRFNQIRRKQQQQDQQSAPREPARRRMKSFKKEFTLEERANESASMIAKYPGRIPVIVERFSRSKLPEMEKRKYLVPCDMPVGQFIFILRSRLHLSPGTALFVFVRNTLPQTANLMGSVYDSYKDKQDGFLYMCYSSEKTFG, from the exons ATGTAtcgtgtcatcttcttcttcctctttccGAGGGGTAGGGAAGGGATAACTTCTCCAGCTTCGCCATTGACAACAATCTATCCGCGATTCAATCAAATACGTAGGAAACAGCAGCAGCAAGACCAGCAATCGGCTCCTCGAGAACCAGCGAGGAGGAGGATGAAGTCCTTCAAGAAGGAATTCACCCTGG AGGAGAGGGCGAATGAGTCGGCCTCCATGATCGCCAAGTACCCCGGCAGGATCCCC GTGATTGTTGAAAGGTTTTCGAGGAGTAAACTTCCAGAAATGGAGAAGAGGAA GTACCTGGTTCCGTGTGACATGCCAGTTGGGCAGTTCATTTTCATCCTGCGCTCCAGGTTACATCTGTCTCCAGGGACGGCGCTTTTCGTGTTTGTGCGCAACACCTTGCCCCAGACCG CTAACCTGATGGGTAGCGTGTATGATTCGTACAAAGATAAGCAGGATGGCTTCCTCTACATGTGTTACAGCAGCGAGAAGACATTTGGGTGA